One part of the Euzebya sp. genome encodes these proteins:
- the secF gene encoding protein translocase subunit SecF, with translation MSDSTATPTRPEGRDGILTRLVTGQTEIDFIGRSRLWLLVVIAILAVSALALLVRGLDFSIEFVGGSSFTVVDADHTLDVEEIEAALTEAGIDETIVQILDDGAGAEVSTQALSENPDVSEDDVIDVLAELSGGEVSASTIGPRWGAQITEQAVRGLVVFLLLVVVYLSIRFEWRMAVAAIASLAHDMIASVGLYALTGFRVSPATVIAFLTILGYSLYDTVVVFDRVDEETKALSGVSTRTYGEVANGALNHVLMRSLSTAVTSILPVAVLVAIGFAVTSVATLLDLSLALFIGMLLGLYSSVVVAAPLLVWLKEREPKYAELKQRARGA, from the coding sequence GTGAGCGACTCGACCGCCACGCCGACCCGGCCGGAGGGCCGCGACGGCATCCTCACCCGCCTGGTCACCGGCCAGACCGAGATCGACTTCATCGGCCGGTCGCGGCTGTGGCTCCTCGTCGTCATCGCGATCCTCGCCGTCAGCGCCCTGGCGCTGCTCGTCCGCGGGCTCGACTTCTCGATCGAGTTCGTCGGCGGGTCGTCCTTCACCGTCGTCGACGCCGACCACACCCTCGACGTGGAGGAGATCGAGGCCGCGCTGACCGAGGCCGGCATCGACGAGACCATCGTCCAGATCCTCGACGACGGCGCCGGGGCCGAGGTGTCCACGCAGGCGCTCAGCGAGAACCCCGACGTCAGCGAGGACGACGTCATCGACGTGCTCGCCGAGCTGAGCGGCGGGGAGGTCAGTGCCTCCACCATCGGGCCCCGCTGGGGGGCGCAGATCACCGAGCAGGCGGTCCGCGGGCTCGTCGTCTTCCTGCTGCTCGTGGTGGTCTACCTGAGCATCCGCTTCGAGTGGCGGATGGCCGTCGCCGCGATCGCCAGCCTGGCCCACGACATGATCGCCTCGGTCGGGCTCTACGCCCTGACCGGCTTCCGCGTGTCCCCCGCCACCGTCATCGCGTTCCTCACCATCCTCGGGTACTCGCTGTACGACACCGTCGTGGTGTTCGACCGGGTGGACGAGGAGACCAAGGCCCTGTCCGGGGTGTCCACGCGCACCTACGGCGAGGTCGCCAACGGCGCGCTCAACCACGTCCTGATGCGGTCGCTGTCGACCGCGGTCACGTCGATCCTCCCCGTCGCGGTGCTCGTCGCGATCGGCTTCGCGGTCACCAGCGTCGCCACGCTGCTCGACCTGTCCCTCGCCCTGTTCATCGGCATGCTCCTCGGGCTGTACTCCTCGGTCGTGGTCGCCGCGCCCCTGCTGGTGTGGCTGAAGGAGCGCGAGCCCAAGTACGCCGAGCTCAAGCAGCGCGCCCGCGGCGCCTGA